Within the Alphaproteobacteria bacterium genome, the region TGTCAATATCAATGGCCAGTTTTACTGCACACGCAAGGCCGTGCCTCTCCTCAAGCAGGCGGGCGGCGGCTCGATCGTCAATATTTCGTCGGCCGCGGGCAAGTTCGGCTTTCCCCTTCGAACGCCATATGCGGCATCGAAATGGGCCATTATCGGATTTACGCAATCGCTCGCGATCGAGCTGGGGCCGTCCAACATACGGGTCAACGCGATTTTGCCTGGCGTCGTCGAGGGGGAGCGAATCGATCGGGTGATCGAGGCGAAAGCCGCTTCCCTCGACATCACTGAAGACGAAATGCGCAAGCGCATGCTGGACAATGTTTCGATGAAATGCATGGTCAGCGCCCAGGATATCGCGAACATGGTGCTTTTCCTCATCTCACCGGCGGGTCAACGCATTTCCGGACAACCGCTCTCCGTCGACGGCCATCTGACATGCCTGAGCTGAAGTCGATGTCGAAGGAGTCCAGGGGCCGGATTGGCATCGTCGGGGCGGGTCTCATCGGCAGATCGTGGGCAATCGTGTTCGCGCGCGCGGGGCATTCGGTTGCAATCTGGGACGGCAATACCCCGGCTGGCCTTGCCTACAGATCGCCTCAAGGCGCGTGCCGCCTGGCGGGATCGGCGTCTGGCCGCCCTGATCGCCCACAAGCGCGCGCGAGACGAAATCGATCGATAGCTTTCGCTTAAAGAGGAGGACACGAAATGGCCGCGAGCCGCAAAGTCATCATCACCTGCGCCGTCACGGGCTCGATTCACACACCGACAATGTCGCCGCATCTACCGATCACGCCGGACGAAGTGGCGCGCGACGCCATCGCCGCGGCGGAAGCGGGGGCGGCGATTCTGCATCTCCACGCGCGCGATCCGAAGAACGGTCGGCCGACGCCGAGCCCGGATGTATTCATGCAATTCCTTCCCCGCATCAAGCAGCAGTCGAACGCCGTCGTGAACATCACGACCGGCGGCGGCCAAGGCATGACCCTGCAGGAGCGCCTCGCAGCACCGCTCAGGGCCAAGCCGGAAATGTGCTCGCTCAACATGGGCTCGATGAACTTCGGGCTTTATCCGATGCTCAATCGCTACAAGGAATGGAAGTACGAATGGGAGCCGCATCATCTCGAGGCGTCGCGTGACTCTATATTCCGCAATACATTCAAGGATATCGAGCACATTCTAAAGGATTTGGGCGAGGGATGCGGCACGCGCTTCGAGTTCGAGTGCTACGACATCGGCCATCTTTACACTCTCGCGCATTTTCTCGATCGCGGGCTGGTCAAACCGCCACTCTTCGTGCAGACGATCTTCGGCATCCTCGGCGGCATCGGGGCCGATCCCGAGAATCTCATGCACATGCGCCGCATCGCCGACAAGCTGTTCGGAAATGCCTATCACTGGTCGATCCTAGCCGCGGGCCGTCACCAGATGAATTTCATCACCATCGGCGCCATCATGGGCGGCAATGTACGCGTCGGGCTCGAGGACAGCCTTTACATCGGCAAAGGCAAGCTAGCCGAGAGCAACGCGGACCAGGTTGCAAAGATCAAACGCATCGTTGAGGAACTTTCCCTCGAAGTGGCGACACCCGACGAAGCGCGGCGTATGCTGGCGCTCAAGGGTGGGGATCAGGTCGCGTTTTGAGGTGAGCGCTCACAAGCCGAGATAGATGCGCCGCACTTGCGGATCATTGGCAAGCTGGCTCGCCGGGCCTTCAAGCACCGTACGTCCGGTTTGCAGGACATAACCGTAGTCCGCGACCTCGAGCGCCAGATGGATCGATTGCTCGGCAAGCAGCAGCGTCAACCCGCCGTCGTGCAGGCGGTCGAGCGTCTCGTAGAGCGTCTCGACGATCGCCGGGGCGAGACCGAGGCTCGGTTCGTCCAGCAGTAGGATACTCGGCTCGCTCATAAGTGCGCGCCCAAGGGCCAGCATCTGCCGCTCGCCGCCCGAAAGCGTTCCGGCACGCTGCTTGCGGCGCTCCTTGAGGCGAGGGAAGAGCTCGTAGACACGCTCGAGAATGGCAGGACCGCGGCGCTTGTCTTGAAGCGAGGTCGTCCCGAGCCTCAGATTCTGTTCGACCGTCTGCGCGGTGAAAAGCCGCCAACCTTCCGGCGAGAGCGCCATTCTCTTGCGCACGATGGCGAAAGCAGGCTCGCCCGCAATACTTTCCCCGCGCCACTCGATCTTGCCCCTTGTGGCCGCCACGAGGCCCGCGATCGCGTTGAGCGTCGTGGTTTTGCCCGCACCGTTCGAGCCGAGAAGCGCTACGATCGTGCCCGATCTCACTTCGAGCGATACGTCAGCCACCCCTACCAAATCCCCATAGCGGACCTCGAGATGCTCGACCTTGAGAAAGTCCACTGGAGGTGCGGTCAAACGATACCCCCTTCTCGGCTTCGGCGCGCGTGCGAATGACCGAGATAGGCGTCGATCACCACCGGGTCGTTGACGACGTCTCTGGGGGCGCCTTGTGCGATCACGTGGCCTTGGTTGAAGACCACGACGCGATTCGCGAGCGTCAGAATCACATCCATGATGTGCTCAACGATGACAAGCGTCACGCCGGTGCGGTGAATGGCGCGCACGAGCTCGATTGCCCGCTGGATCTCCGTTGGATTGAGGCCGGCGAGCGCTTCGTCGAGCAGAATAAGACGCGGTTCCGTCGCCATCGCGCGTGCGAGCTCGAGGCGCTTGCGGCCTGGTGTTCCGAGATTGCCCGCGCGCCGCTCGGCCTTATCGGCGAGGCCGGTTAATTCGAGGACTTGCCGTGCTGCCCGGCGGGCAATCGCCGCATTCGAATGACGCAAAAAAGCACCGACCATCACGTTTTCGAGAACGGTCAGGTCCGCGAACGTCGCGGGGACTTGAAACGTGCGCGCGATTCCGCTCCGCGCATGCATCTCGGGCGTTGCCCTCGTCACATCGACCGTATCGAAGGTTACACGGCCGGCGGTCGGTGTAAGGTCGCCGGCCAGGCAATTGAAGAAGGTCGATTTCCCGGCGCCGTTCGGCCCGATCAACCCGACGATTTCGCCCTCCGCCACCTCGAATGTAGCACCCGAGACGGCGAGGAAGCCGTCGAATGCCATCGTGATGTCGTTGGCCTCAAGCAGCATGGGCGCCTCCCGCATCGGCTTCGGCCCCTGCCGCGCGAGCCCGAACGCGTGCCCTGATACGCTCCGACATCTGAATGAGGCCCCCCGGTTCGAACCGTGCGATCAGGAGGATGATGCCGCCATAAAACACATAGGTCAGGCCCGTCCCTCCGCCGCCGAATATCGAGTTCATTGTGGTCTGCAGAGGCACCAGGATTGTGGCGCCCAAAAGCGGGCCGAGCAGGCGCCCGGCGCCGCCGAGGGCCGCCATGATCACCATATTGACCGAGACGAGGATCGCCAGCCCGCTGTTCGGATCGACGAAGCCGAACTTCGCCGCATAAAGCGAACCCGCGAGGGATGTGAAGCCGGCACTTACCATAAGTGCTAAGAGCTTGTAGCGGCTGACCGGCACGCCCAGGCTTCGGGCCGCGCGCTCATTGGCGCGGATCGCGCGGAGGTAATAGCCGAAACGGCTCCGTTCCATCCACCGCGTGATGGCGAGGAGAATCGCGAGCACGCTCAGGAAAATATAGTAATAAGGAACCGAGCTTCGAAACACGAGGTCCCACCACCCACGCGCCGTGGGCGGTCCCATGAGCCCGATCGAGGCCCCAAGGAAGTCCCAGTTGCCGACGAGGATGCGGATCAGTTCGGCGACTGCGATGGTTGCCATGCTGAAATAATGTCCGGATAGCCTGAATGTGGGCACGCCGATTCCCACCGCGATAATTACGCCGACTGCAATGCCCGCGGGAAAGCCCAGAATCGGGCTTACCCCCCAAAGCTTATAAAACAGAAGCGGCATATAGGCTCCGGCGCCAAAGAAAACGGCATGCCCGACCGAGACCTGCCCCGCATAGCCGCCAATCAGGTTCCACGCAGAGGCCGCAATCGCCGAGAGGATGACCAATGCCGCAAGCTGCTCGTAATACGCACCGGTGAAGACAAGCGGGAATCCGAGCAGCGCGATCGTCAGCGCCGACCACCCGATTGCCCGGCCCCGAAACATCTAGGCCTTCCCCATGAGGCCATGAGGCCGCACCCATAAGACAACGACGAAAAGCCCATAAACGAACACGTCCTGATAGACGGGGCCAAAATAATACGCGGACAAGGATTCAATGAGTCCGATGACGAGACCGGCAATCATCGCACCCGGCACGCTTCCGAACCCGCCGAGGGTCACGACGACAAAGGCGATCAGTGCGAGGGACTCGCCGACTGTCGGCGAAATCGGAAAGAACGTGGCGATCAAAGCGCCCGCGATTCCCGCGGAGGCGCCTGCGAGTCCCCATGCAATCGCTTGCATGCGGTCTGGGCGGATTCCCATCAGCATGGCCGCATCGCGATCTTCGGCGACCGCCAGGATCTGACTGCCGACCGCTGTACGCGTCAGAAGTACGTGCATGCCGATCGTCAGTGCGAGTGCGACGATACCGGCGAGAAGCTTGGGCGCGCTGAGAAGGATTCCGCCGAGATTGAAGCCGGGTCCGACCAACCCTTCGGGAAGTGTCACGAAATTCGCGCTGAATGCCCAGAACGCCGCATAGCGAAGCAGGAGCAGAAGTCCGAAGGTTGCAAGAATCTGCGCGAGCATCGGTCCTCGGATGACATGCCGGATCAGAGCCATGTACACGACGATGCCGAGAATGAAGAGGAGTATGGCTGCGAGTGCGGTGAAACTCAGCGGACCGGCACCGACAAGCGTGAAGGCCCAAAACGCGACATACATGCCGAGCATGACGAACTCGCCGTGGGCGAAGTTGATCACGTTCATCATGCCCCAGACGAGGGTGAGTCCCGATGAGAAGAGCGCATAGACGGCCCCAATCAAAAGGCCGCCGACGATCACTTGAAGGAGGATCAAGACGCTGTCATCCGGGCCGTTCTAGTTCCAGCCCTTGAAGGGATATTCGAATTGACGCTGCGCCGACTTTCCCGGCCACACGGCCACGTAATTTTCGCCGAAGAGCTGGATCAAATAGGTCGCCGCGAGCGTATTCTGTCCAGTGTCGTCGAACTTCACCCCGCGATAGCCCATCATGAGCTGATCGGCCTTGAGGTCCGTTGCCCGCAGCGCATTTTGAATCGCCGTGGGATCGGTCGAGCCCGCACGATTAATCGCATCGAACAATACGAACGCCGCTTGCATGTCGCGCGCACTCGTATCGTCCATGTCATGACCTGTCTTGGCTTTGAACATGTCGTTGATGCGCTGCGTCGTGCTATCCTTCGGGCCGATATCCCACGCACTTCGGTTGATCGCCCCTTGCGCGATATTGCCTACAGCCTTAATGAATGCAGGATCGGAGAATCCAGAATCGTCCCCAATGACCAGCTTGGGCAAGTAGTCGAGACTCTTCATTGTCTTCATGTAAAGAATCGAATCGGCGGTATAGCTGATGAAGATCACGGCATCCGGGTTCTTCTCCTTGAGCTGAAGCACCTGGGGCGAGACGTCGGCACCGTTCGCGTTATAAGCGATGTCGGCGACGATATTGACGCCGTGCCGCTTCGCGGCATCACGCACCGTTCCGGCGACGGACGTGCCGTAGTCGGTATTCTCGTACACGACGGCGATGTTGCCTGCCGGGTGGCCGGCCTTCTTGAGCTCGTCCAGGAAATCCATGTAGACGTTGGCAAAGTCGGTCGCCACAGGGGTCGTTCGGAAAACCCACTTGAATCCGCGGCCGGTGATGTTCGCCGCGACCGAGTCGCCAACGACGAATGGGACGCCATAGCGCTCTGCGACCGCGGTTGCCGTGAAGCTCACGTTCGACTGGTAACTCCCGATGAGTGCCACGACATGCTCCTGGGTGATCAGTCGGAGCGCCTGATTCTGACCTTCAGACGGGTTGCCCTGGTGATCGGCGACAACGAGTTGGATTTTGGCGCCACCCAAGTTCGGTAGGCCGGCGGTGGCGGCGAGCGGAAGGTTCGTCAATTCGGGGTGCGGATTGTTGACGATCTCGGCGGCAAGCTCGATCGCCGCCTTGGCGGATTGACCGGCACTCGCGGAGTTTCCGCTGAGCGGCATGAGGACGCCGACCTTGACCGCATCCTGTGCGGTTGAAACCGTGGCGACCCCCATTCCCGCCAGGAGAAGGGCTGCTATCATTAGCTTCTTCATGTTTTTCCCCCGCATTCGCACTCGTCCAGGCCCGACGACTGCGGTATCAGCCCACGAACTATGATGCCTTCGGGCCTGGGCCTTGGCAAACGTGTTCGCCACATCTGGGGGCGAGGTCGTGAGCGAATTTCGGATTCAAAGCACGATTGTGCGTTGCGTCTGACAAACGAT harbors:
- a CDS encoding branched-chain amino acid ABC transporter permease, with translation MFRGRAIGWSALTIALLGFPLVFTGAYYEQLAALVILSAIAASAWNLIGGYAGQVSVGHAVFFGAGAYMPLLFYKLWGVSPILGFPAGIAVGVIIAVGIGVPTFRLSGHYFSMATIAVAELIRILVGNWDFLGASIGLMGPPTARGWWDLVFRSSVPYYYIFLSVLAILLAITRWMERSRFGYYLRAIRANERAARSLGVPVSRYKLLALMVSAGFTSLAGSLYAAKFGFVDPNSGLAILVSVNMVIMAALGGAGRLLGPLLGATILVPLQTTMNSIFGGGGTGLTYVFYGGIILLIARFEPGGLIQMSERIRARVRARAAGAEADAGGAHAA
- a CDS encoding 3-keto-5-aminohexanoate cleavage protein, with product MAASRKVIITCAVTGSIHTPTMSPHLPITPDEVARDAIAAAEAGAAILHLHARDPKNGRPTPSPDVFMQFLPRIKQQSNAVVNITTGGGQGMTLQERLAAPLRAKPEMCSLNMGSMNFGLYPMLNRYKEWKYEWEPHHLEASRDSIFRNTFKDIEHILKDLGEGCGTRFEFECYDIGHLYTLAHFLDRGLVKPPLFVQTIFGILGGIGADPENLMHMRRIADKLFGNAYHWSILAAGRHQMNFITIGAIMGGNVRVGLEDSLYIGKGKLAESNADQVAKIKRIVEELSLEVATPDEARRMLALKGGDQVAF
- a CDS encoding SDR family oxidoreductase, yielding MELQASGLRAVVTAGAAGIGRAIAETLIAAGAKVYVCDVSAKALASFSEANPAAGTSQADVSNLAQVDRLFENVARAFGGLDLLVNNAGIAGPTGHVEEVEPADWDRTLAVNINGQFYCTRKAVPLLKQAGGGSIVNISSAAGKFGFPLRTPYAASKWAIIGFTQSLAIELGPSNIRVNAILPGVVEGERIDRVIEAKAASLDITEDEMRKRMLDNVSMKCMVSAQDIANMVLFLISPAGQRISGQPLSVDGHLTCLS
- a CDS encoding ABC transporter ATP-binding protein gives rise to the protein MTAPPVDFLKVEHLEVRYGDLVGVADVSLEVRSGTIVALLGSNGAGKTTTLNAIAGLVAATRGKIEWRGESIAGEPAFAIVRKRMALSPEGWRLFTAQTVEQNLRLGTTSLQDKRRGPAILERVYELFPRLKERRKQRAGTLSGGERQMLALGRALMSEPSILLLDEPSLGLAPAIVETLYETLDRLHDGGLTLLLAEQSIHLALEVADYGYVLQTGRTVLEGPASQLANDPQVRRIYLGL
- a CDS encoding ABC transporter substrate-binding protein, encoding MKKLMIAALLLAGMGVATVSTAQDAVKVGVLMPLSGNSASAGQSAKAAIELAAEIVNNPHPELTNLPLAATAGLPNLGGAKIQLVVADHQGNPSEGQNQALRLITQEHVVALIGSYQSNVSFTATAVAERYGVPFVVGDSVAANITGRGFKWVFRTTPVATDFANVYMDFLDELKKAGHPAGNIAVVYENTDYGTSVAGTVRDAAKRHGVNIVADIAYNANGADVSPQVLQLKEKNPDAVIFISYTADSILYMKTMKSLDYLPKLVIGDDSGFSDPAFIKAVGNIAQGAINRSAWDIGPKDSTTQRINDMFKAKTGHDMDDTSARDMQAAFVLFDAINRAGSTDPTAIQNALRATDLKADQLMMGYRGVKFDDTGQNTLAATYLIQLFGENYVAVWPGKSAQRQFEYPFKGWN
- a CDS encoding ABC transporter ATP-binding protein, with the translated sequence MLLEANDITMAFDGFLAVSGATFEVAEGEIVGLIGPNGAGKSTFFNCLAGDLTPTAGRVTFDTVDVTRATPEMHARSGIARTFQVPATFADLTVLENVMVGAFLRHSNAAIARRAARQVLELTGLADKAERRAGNLGTPGRKRLELARAMATEPRLILLDEALAGLNPTEIQRAIELVRAIHRTGVTLVIVEHIMDVILTLANRVVVFNQGHVIAQGAPRDVVNDPVVIDAYLGHSHARRSREGGIV
- a CDS encoding branched-chain amino acid ABC transporter permease, which codes for MILLQVIVGGLLIGAVYALFSSGLTLVWGMMNVINFAHGEFVMLGMYVAFWAFTLVGAGPLSFTALAAILLFILGIVVYMALIRHVIRGPMLAQILATFGLLLLLRYAAFWAFSANFVTLPEGLVGPGFNLGGILLSAPKLLAGIVALALTIGMHVLLTRTAVGSQILAVAEDRDAAMLMGIRPDRMQAIAWGLAGASAGIAGALIATFFPISPTVGESLALIAFVVVTLGGFGSVPGAMIAGLVIGLIESLSAYYFGPVYQDVFVYGLFVVVLWVRPHGLMGKA